One window of the Scyliorhinus torazame isolate Kashiwa2021f chromosome 24, sScyTor2.1, whole genome shotgun sequence genome contains the following:
- the LOC140400043 gene encoding histone H2B-like, with protein sequence MADEKKPTSKPASKKGAKKVIKKPAVKGGKKRRRSRKESYSIYIYKVMKQVHPDTGISSKAMSIMNSFVNDIFERIAGEASRLAHYNKRSTISSREIQTAVRLLLPGELAKHAVSEGTKAVTKYTSSK encoded by the coding sequence atggctgacgagaagaaaccgacatcgaaaccagcttccaagaagggagccaagaaagtcattaagaaaccggcagtaaagggcggcaagaagcggcgaaggtcgaggaaggagagttactccatctacatctacaaagtgatgaagcaggttcaccccgacaccggcatctcctccaaggccatgagcatcatgaactcgttcgtcaacgatattttcgagcgcatcgcgggtgaggcttcccgcctggcccattacaacaagcgcagcaccatcagctcccgggagatccagaccgccgtgcgcctgctgctgcccggggaactggccaagcacgccgtgtcggaagggacaaaggcggtgaccaagtacaccagctccaagtaa